The following coding sequences are from one Streptomyces sp. NBC_01232 window:
- a CDS encoding alpha/beta hydrolase family protein has product MKKIIRVLTAVTAGLALAAPGTLTTPATAASAPAGAPRLELPRPTGDFAVGRDTLHLVDRERQDPWAPTADRELLLSLYYPALARTGTPAPYMGVPEAKALLTDRGQLGDHVTPERVAATRTHARADALPRPSAHRYPLIVLSPGFTLPRASLTTLAEDLASRGYVVAAVDHAYESDGTVFPGGRTLTCKACEQVFPDGSLHRVSDGRARDVPFVLDRLTGPRSAWRYSWLIDSRHIGMAGHSIGGAAASATMAVDPRVDAGVNMDGTFFTPVPETGLGGRPFLMLAGDPALLPPDFPDTSWEDSWPRLDGWKHWLTVTGAGHPGFTDWPVLGDQAGYPHPETPLSGTRSQQITRAYVGDFFDLHLRGKPAPRFDGPTAADPEVVFHRD; this is encoded by the coding sequence ATGAAGAAGATCATCCGCGTACTGACGGCGGTGACGGCCGGCCTGGCCCTCGCCGCACCGGGCACGCTCACCACCCCCGCCACGGCCGCATCCGCCCCGGCCGGCGCCCCCAGACTCGAACTCCCCCGGCCCACCGGCGACTTCGCCGTGGGCCGCGACACCCTCCACCTGGTGGACCGCGAGCGCCAGGACCCCTGGGCGCCCACGGCCGACCGGGAATTACTGCTGTCGCTGTACTACCCGGCGCTCGCTCGCACCGGAACACCCGCTCCCTATATGGGCGTTCCCGAGGCCAAGGCGCTGCTCACCGACCGCGGGCAGCTCGGTGACCACGTCACCCCCGAGCGCGTGGCCGCCACCCGGACCCACGCACGGGCGGACGCGTTGCCCCGGCCTTCCGCGCACCGCTACCCGCTGATCGTGCTGTCGCCCGGCTTCACCCTGCCCCGCGCCTCGCTCACCACCCTCGCGGAGGACCTCGCCAGCCGCGGTTACGTCGTCGCCGCGGTGGACCACGCGTACGAGTCGGACGGCACCGTCTTCCCCGGCGGCCGGACGCTCACCTGCAAGGCGTGCGAGCAGGTGTTCCCCGACGGGTCTCTGCACCGGGTCTCCGACGGCCGGGCCCGGGACGTTCCGTTCGTCCTGGACCGGCTGACCGGCCCGCGCTCCGCGTGGCGGTACTCCTGGCTGATCGACTCCCGGCACATCGGCATGGCCGGTCATTCGATCGGCGGCGCGGCCGCCTCGGCCACCATGGCCGTGGACCCGCGCGTGGACGCCGGGGTCAACATGGACGGCACCTTCTTCACGCCGGTCCCCGAGACCGGCCTCGGCGGACGGCCCTTCCTGATGCTCGCCGGCGACCCCGCCCTGCTGCCGCCCGACTTCCCCGACACCTCCTGGGAGGACAGCTGGCCCCGGCTGGACGGCTGGAAGCACTGGCTGACCGTCACGGGAGCAGGGCACCCCGGCTTCACCGACTGGCCCGTACTGGGCGACCAGGCGGGCTACCCGCATCCGGAGACCCCGCTGTCGGGCACCCGCTCCCAGCAGATCACGCGGGCGTACGTCGGCGACTTCTTCGACCTGCACCTGCGCGGGAAGCCGGCGCCACGGTTCGACGGCCCCACGGCGGCCGACCCGGAGGTCGTGTTCCACCGCGACTGA